Proteins encoded within one genomic window of Episyrphus balteatus chromosome 1, idEpiBalt1.1, whole genome shotgun sequence:
- the LOC129907134 gene encoding uncharacterized protein LOC129907134, whose protein sequence is MERDLHGDDSKPGCSKKSAKPKQHKKNRLAQGAVSSEAILGSIPSKVVEDGTRAEVDAKDGNKPSEAEPTPSTITIKARTNPNPGSGGQNDSLYRDSLSGVGKKWYSRFLRQGLSREEAKEKMEERKLVNSSEPPKSQDQGKRRSNQITPPQRQEVKKPRTNATVKTGLSTVKARAEALGLSYASVATGVKVAVLPKDFPEASLSADELSTLEEAIIEEVSLGWTHKLKFNGLHYRTGLLLVDCVGQPTADWLKLKASELQNWKSTELMACLGDDIPKMQHVNIFLPKSSGQEDKKSLALIQAQNEGLAIQAWRVLKSTAEGKGQLMVISIDAKSAEAIVKAQHELHYKFGKNGVSGLKKPSVPTTLHKQNERGN, encoded by the coding sequence ATGGAGAGAGATCTTCATGGTGACGACTCGAAACCGGGGTGCAGCAAAAAGAGTGCAAAGCCAAAGCAGCATAAAAAGAACCGGTTAGCTCAAGGTGCGGTATCATCAGAAGCTATCCTCGGGAGTATCCCTTCTAAGGTAGTGGAAGATGGTACTAGGGCCGAAGTAGATGCTAAGGATGGGAACAAACCATCAGAAGCAGAACCGACTCCATCGACAATAACCATAAAAGCACGCACTAATCCGAATCCGGGGTCAGGTGGTCAAAACGACTCACTATACCGTGATTCGCTTAGTGGAGTGGGCAAGAAATGGTATAGCAGATTCCTGAGGCAAGGCTTGTCTCGGGAAGAAGCCAAGGAAAAGATGGAGGAGAGAAAGCTAGTAAATTCAAGCGAACCACCCAAAAGCCAAGACCAGGGTAAGCGGAGGAGCAACCAAATAACTCCTCCTCAGAGGCAAGAAGTTAAAAAGCCCAGGACAAATGCAACTGTCAAAACTGGACTTAGTACCGTCAAGGCACGTGCTGAAGCACTGGGCTTAAGCTATGCAAGTGTGGCAACTGGAGTTAAGGTTGCGGTCCTACCTAAGGATTTTCCTGAGGCATCTCTCAGTGCTGACGAACTGTCAACACTGGAAGAGGCCATAATTGAGGAGGTGTCCTTGGGATGGACACACAAACTTAAATTCAATGGACTGCATTATAGAACAGGCTTACTTTTAGTTGACTGCGTAGGGCAACCTACAGCAGATTGGCTAAAACTAAAAGCCTCAGAATTGCAAAATTGGAAGAGTACCGAATTGATGGCATGCTTGGGAGACGATATCCCCAAAATGCAGCACGTCAATATATTCCTTCCAAAAAGCAGTGGGCAAGAGGACAAGAAGTCATTGGCTCTTATCCAAGCCCAAAATGAAGGACTGGCAATCCAGGCCTGGAGGGTGCTCAAAAGCACGGCAGAAGGAAAGGGGCAACTGATGGTGATCAGCATTGATGCCAAGTCGGCCGAGGCTATAGTGAAGGCTCAACATGAACTTCACTATAAATTCGGCAAAAATGGTGTATCAGGCCTAAAGAAACCATCAGTGCCTACTACCTTGCATAAGCAGAATGAAAGGGGCAACTGA